From the bacterium genome, the window CCCGGCGCAAGGTTTCCAGGCCCTGCTGGAAATCGACTTCGCGCAATCAGAGGCTCTCGTTTTTGGCCAAGAGTTTCTCGGCGTTCTTGCGGCGCTGCTCCTCGAGCTTCTTGGCCAGCTCGGGCTGGCTCGCCGCCAAAATCTGCACCGCCAAAAATCCGGCATTCTTGGCGCCGGCCTTGCCGATCGCCACCGTCGCCACCGGGATTCCGGCCGGCATCTGGACGGTGGAAAGCAGCGAATCCATCCCGCCCAGCGGCGAAGCGTCGAGCGGAACGCCGATCACCGGCTTCACCGTCTTCGAGGCGACCGCGCCGGCCAGATGGGCCGCCATTCCGGCCGCCGCGACGTAAACTTTCAGCCCGCGGCCTTCGGCTTCCTTCATATAGGCGGCCAGGGCTTCCGGCGTCCGGTGGGCCGAGAGGACCCGGAGCTCGCTGACGAGGCCGAATTCCTTCAGCACCTCCTGGCAAGCTTTCATGGTTTCGAGATCGCTGTCGCTACCCATCAGGATGGCGACATCCAAAGTGGATTTCGTGGACGTCATGGACTTTCCTTAATTTTGACGGCTCGGGTCATGAGGTAATCCTGCCGCATCTGGTTTTCCTCGAAATATTCGGCGGCCAAAGCCTCATATTGGCGCCGAAATTCGGCGAGCTTTTCCGGGTCCGAGGCCGAGAGCGTTTCGACCAATCGGACGATGGGGCCGGCGGTTCGCTCGATCATGGCCCGAAAATGCTGGGGGCTGAGCGCCGGGATCGTCATGCGGCCCACGTCGAATTCAATCCGGCTCACCGCCGAGCCGAGACGCTGGCGAATGATCTCGGGAACGCCCCATAAGGGCGGCGGGGCGATGCCGGCCGGCAAGGGCGGCAGA encodes:
- the purE gene encoding 5-(carboxyamino)imidazole ribonucleotide mutase, with protein sequence MTSTKSTLDVAILMGSDSDLETMKACQEVLKEFGLVSELRVLSAHRTPEALAAYMKEAEGRGLKVYVAAAGMAAHLAGAVASKTVKPVIGVPLDASPLGGMDSLLSTVQMPAGIPVATVAIGKAGAKNAGFLAVQILAASQPELAKKLEEQRRKNAEKLLAKNESL